In Leisingera sp. NJS204, the DNA window CGCCGGCATAATCCACGCTCAGCACGTTTTCGAACCGGAACTCCGGCGCGCCGATCTGCTTCAGCACCCGCGCAATCAGCGGGATTTCCATCCCAGACAGCACACCAACCAGCACCAGCAGCCCGTACAGGGGCACCGAAACGCTCTCCATCCAGGCATAAGAAAAGAAAATCGCCGGCGCCATAAAGCCGCCAGCCACCCCCAGCCCGATCTGCGCCCAGATAAAGCCGCTCATCGCCTGACCGACAAAACGCGACAGCCAGGCCCCCAGCCCCATCGCAGACAGGAACACCCCGATCACCAGCGAGAACTGGCGCACGGAATCCCCCAGGAGGTAACTGGAAAGTGTCGCCGCGATCAGCTCGTAAATCAGCCCCGATACCGCCACCAGAAAGGTCGCCGCCAACAGCCAGAACTCGCGCAGCCGCACGCCCCCGCCGTCAGGGGCCGCGCCGGTCATGACAGGATGACGGCAGCGATGATGATCGAGATGGACAGGAACAGAAAGCCGATCAGCACCGCCAGCGCCATGTTCTGGTCCTGCTCGATTTCCTTCATGATCGGAAAGGGCGTCATCCAATCGATCACTTTCCAGACCGCCCCCATCAGCGCCACGCCGACAAAGGTATAAAACACAGTGCTGATCAGCTCAGCGGCTTGGATGGCAGAGAAATACTCCATGGGGTCCCCCGGTTATTTGACGTTGCCGTTTGAATAGCGCCCGCCGCTGGCGGCGCGGATGGATTTGTCCAGGTCGCGGCTCTCGCCGCCGTAGCCCTGATACGAGACATAAGCAGCCCCGGTGATGGAGAGGCCGGACATGACCAGAAAGATGATGCGGAACAGGTTCATTAGTCGTCGTCTTCCACCCAATCACTGCCGCGCCAGCGCGCCTTGCGATGCCACCAGGCGCGCAGGAAACCCTGCCCGGCCAGCAGGCCGAATGCGATGGCCAGAAAGCCCATATATAGCCCGGAGGACAATCCGGATTTCGCTGAAACCGTAAGTTTGCTGAGCGCCGGCCGGTTTTGTGCCGCAGTTTTCGGGCGCGTTTTCGTGGATTGCGGGTAGCTCAGCTCCGTCCAGTGGCCGCTTTCCTCAACCTCCAGGCTCAGCGTGTAGGTGCCGGCCATCAGCGGCCGGAAGGTCAGCTGCGCCTTGTTGTCGCCTTCGCTCCAGTTCCCATCCGAACTGCGGCCATGGTAATACTCAACCGTGCGTCCAGCTTGGAACACGGGTTCATCCTCCGGGTCGGTCAGCTCAATCCCGACAAAAGCCCAGCTGTTATTTGTATTTCCTGCGAGTCTGATGCGTGTCAGCTTGCCGGCTTCACTGACTATCACAGGAAGCTCTGCCGGCAGGTCAGCAGCCGTCAGAACCGTCCGCTTCAGCGCAACCTCGCCAGAGCGTCCCTGCAA includes these proteins:
- a CDS encoding DUF350 domain-containing protein; its protein translation is MEYFSAIQAAELISTVFYTFVGVALMGAVWKVIDWMTPFPIMKEIEQDQNMALAVLIGFLFLSISIIIAAVILS